A stretch of the Dioscorea cayenensis subsp. rotundata cultivar TDr96_F1 chromosome 4, TDr96_F1_v2_PseudoChromosome.rev07_lg8_w22 25.fasta, whole genome shotgun sequence genome encodes the following:
- the LOC120258237 gene encoding basic leucine zipper 61-like, translating into MAQLPPKVPSNWPSFGHQRAPSMASFLPPAPAPPPSSGNHPSWVDEFLDFTLTRRGAHRRSMSDSVAFLEAPMISSNGGGAPMHEFDRLDEDQLISMFPDDLPPSSGASAAPLSSSTPSTPSDHNSVNEENPSEQQLVNELEETQSLCKSEPQTNQAAHTAAASTADQIIVDPKRVKRILANRQSAQRSRVRKLQYISELERSVTSLQTEVSALSPRVAFLDHQRSVLTVGNSHLKQRIAALAQDKIFKDAHQEALKKEIERLRQVYHQQSLKKMPSVTAGDSPEHTNKELVS; encoded by the exons ATGGCTCAGTTACCTCCTAAAGTACCCAGCAACTGGCCTAGCTTCGGCCATCAGCGAGCTCCCTCCATGGCCTCTTTCTTACCCCCAGCTCCGGCTCCACCACCATCATCCGGCAACCACCCATCTTGGGTTGATGAGTTTCTTGATTTCACTTTAACCAGACGTGGTGCTCACCGACGGTCCATGAGCGACTCAGTCGCATTTCTTGAAGCGCCAATGATCAGTAGTAACGGTGGTGGAGCACCAATGCATGAATTCGATCGCCTCGATGAAGATCAGCTCATTTCTATGTTCCCTGACGACCTGCCACCGTCATCAGGCGCATCTGCTGCTCCATTATCATCCTCCACTCCGTCAACCCCTTCCGATCACAACAGCGTTAACGAGGAGAACCCTTCCGAGCAGCAATTGGTTAACGAATTGGAGGAGACGCAAAGCCTGTGCAAGTCTGAGCCACAGACAAACCAAGCTGCCCACACTGCAGCAGCCTCAACCGCTGATCAAATCATTGTCGATCCTAAAAGGGTCAAGAG GATTTTGGCCAACAGGCAGTCGGCACAAAGATCTCGAGTTAGGAAACTGCAGTACATTTCCGAGCTGGAGCGCAGCGTTACATCATTGCAG ACTGAGGTTTCGGCATTGTCTCCTCGGGTGGCCTTCCTCGACCACCAGCGTTCAGTTCTCACAGTTGGCAACAGCCATTTGAAACAGCGGATTGCAGCTCTTGCCCAAGATAAAATTTTCAAGGACG CTCATCAAGAAGCACTAAAGAAGGAAATAGAGAGATTGAGGCAAGTGTATCATCAGCAAAGTCTTAAGAAGATGCCTTCGGTGACCGCTGGAGACTCACCGGAGCACACCAACAAAGAGCTCGTGAGCTGA